From Apium graveolens cultivar Ventura chromosome 9, ASM990537v1, whole genome shotgun sequence, the proteins below share one genomic window:
- the LOC141686330 gene encoding secreted RxLR effector protein 161-like produces the protein MERPTTVHLNAVKRILRYVQGTLHFGLEYIKTSGNNILAGFSDSDLGDDLDDRRSTGGMCFYLNESLITWVSEKQRCVALSSCEAEFMATTAAACQAIWL, from the coding sequence ATGGAGCGTCCAACTACTGTTCATCTCAATGCCGTTAAACGAATTCTCCGATATGTTCAAGGTACTCTGCATTTTGGTTTGGAGTACATCAAAACCAGTGGCAACAATATATTGGCTGGTTTTAGTGACAGTGATTTGGGCGATGATCTGGATGATAGAAGAAGTACAGGAGGGATGTGTTTTTATTTGAATGAGAGTCTTATTACGTGGGTTTCAGAGAAGCAAAGATGTGTTGCATTATCTTCATGTGAAGCTGAATTTATGGCTACTACTGCCGCAGCTTGCCAAGCAATTTGGCTTTGA